The proteins below come from a single Aegilops tauschii subsp. strangulata cultivar AL8/78 chromosome 6, Aet v6.0, whole genome shotgun sequence genomic window:
- the LOC109734180 gene encoding CRS2-associated factor 2, mitochondrial, with protein sequence MLFSRKLLPWPCPRQSQAQALLCRPFSAFYPTNPDDDDPPFTRIPKTPPRASAPAPPPPKPKDQPAKISPDEPAHSDLPFDFRYSYSETDPTWRPIGFREPTRFSPFGPGRLDRPWDGVVAAAVRAEGNREDVCGGPSRRDEVLGEALSEAEVAELVERYRHSDCSRQINLGKDGVTHNMLDDIHNHWRRAEAVRIKCLGVATLDMDNICFHLEDKTGGRIIYRSINILILYRGRNYDPKQRPVIPLMLWKPLAPIYPKVVQNVAEGLTFEETKEMRNKGLHSPPLMKLTRNGVYVNVVDKVREAFKTLEVVRLDCSHCGTSDCKKIGVKLRDLVPCIPILFKDEQIILWRGKRDQEDSVSAHCASWPQ encoded by the exons ATGCTCTTCAGTCGGAAGCTTCTCCCATGGCCGTGCCCAAGACAGTCACAAGCCCAGGCTCTGCTCTGCCGCCCATTTTCCGCCTTCTACCCAACCAACCCCGACGATGACGACCCTCCGTTTACACGGATCCCCAAAACCCCACCTCGAGCTTCGGCGCCGGCGCCGCCACCGCCGAAGCCCAAAGACCAGCCTGCCAAGATCAGCCCCGACGAGCCGGCACACTCCGACCTTCCCTTCGACTTCCGGTACTCGTACTCGGAGACTGACCCGACCTGGAGGCCCATTGGGTTCCGCGAGCCAACCCGGTTTTCGCCCTTCGGCCCCGGCCGCCTTGACCGGCCTTGGGACggcgtcgtcgccgccgccgtgcgcGCCGAAGGGAACAGAGAGGATGTTTGTGGCGGTCCGAGTCGTAGGGATGAGGTGCTTGGCGAGGCACTGTCGGAAGCGGAGGTGGCAGAGCTCGTGGAGAGGTACCGGCACAGCGACTGCTCCCGGCAGATCAATTTGG GGAAAGATGGTGTAACTCATAATATGCTCGATGACATCCACAACCACTGGAGACGTGCAGAAGCAGTCAGAATCAAATGTCTTGGGGTTGCAACTCTTGACATGGACAATATATGCTTCCATCTTGAG GATAAAACAGGTGGGAGAATCATATACCGTAGCATAAATATACTCATCCTATATCGTGGCCGGAACTATGATCCAAAACAACGGCCTGTCATACCATTGATGTTGTGGAAGCCATTGGCTCCTATTTATCCTAAGGTTGTCCAAAATGTTGCTGAAGGGTTGACTTTTGAGGAAACAAAAGAAATGAGAAACAAAGGATTACATTCGCCACCGCTTATGAAACTGA CTAGGAATGGTGTTTATGTTAATGTTGTTGACAAAGTGAGAGAGGCCTTTAAGACTTTGGAAGTTGTGAGACTAGATTGCTCTCATTGCGGTACTAGTGATTGCAAAAAAATTGGTGTGAAGCTGAGG GATTTGGTTCCATGCATCCCTATACTATTTAAAGATGAACAAATTATTCTCTGGAGAGGGAAGCGGGACCAGGAGGACTCTGTTTCAGCTCATTGTGCTTCTTGGCCACAGTGA